Sequence from the Sander lucioperca isolate FBNREF2018 chromosome 16, SLUC_FBN_1.2, whole genome shotgun sequence genome:
TCTCTGGATACATGACACGATGAGTTGTTCTGGTCCCAACATCTGCTTCATAGCCTTTGATTCGACCAGTATTCACTCTAAATAGAGAGCAGAGggatattagattagattcaactttattgtcattgtgcagagtacaaagacaacgaaatgcagtttgtgtctaaccagaagtgcaaaaaaagcagaaaagtccATGTGATATggaaagtatagacaggtggtgcataggcaggacaagaaatatattgcagtgttataagagcagaataaatatggctatgtaatcagaatcagaatcagaatcagaatcagaaaaagctttaatgccaagtacgtttacacacacgaggaatttgtcctggtgctgtaggtgcatgtcacattaaagcaacacgcacagacacaccgagtcgccataaatgcggcgccaaaacaactctcccttaactctcgcagggagaatacagcatcacatgaggagaggagagggaaaaaaagcaactcacagactatcctcataaagataagaacagtgtgggaacaggaaaaaaacctcagcacataggcacacaaacagtacatttgcactgctgaacataacataacataacataacataacataacataacataaatgtacagttgcacatttgctgcgaaggcgttggactggggagagggtaggttgggggagtttggcctgctgagaaacgcacagcccggcagtcccactagtggcccagtccgcagaatgttatagcgaaaacacagcacgttgccatggtgacacccttgaacagtccagaaccgatacgacaatcagcaggcagtgggggagacgggggaggaaccaagagcatctcgcttgcagagccccaacagggtgactgtttgttccaagagacggccttggcaaggccgttcaggataagggagccgaaagattaaatttgttttgtctacgcgaatggctgctctaatttaaacattcattctattgtccaactacacactgttcaactggtcaatttttctttccaaatccatgaccttcctcatgatggtatccaagccgcgggtcattaccatgttggtttccatcacgcgattaatagttccagtttgcaaactgatcgcttttccgacagcttcagtcaggccaggcagcttccttgggctttggacagctaccaaagtctttccaattcttcgataaaccagagcgaagcatcctccaatcagcaacattccagttatcagggttccaaataggtagatatcctcaacgtcctccacggaaagagcagagagacacacgacacgccatttctcccagccgtccatcgtataccccgcagcaaacgttccgtcaggacatgctggctcacccgaaccagtgctcctcctcgagaatacagtgtcaattgcgttgagagaccagttaatcaattccatgatttttaggtatttgtagagccttgcagggagagtctctaaaaagttaacagcagacaacacaagacaagatagcaagcagggtaggcctgggagggagagggagaaaaagcgaccgccttcgctgagagctggaaagagaGCCAATGAGAGAACAATGTacgaacaacatgtacagatatgtgcagtgtagtagcagtgacattataatagtagtaagaataatatagatccatcttcgtccgcttatccggtaacgggtcgcgggggtagcagctccagcaggggaccccaaacttccctttcccgagccacattaaccaactccgactgggggatcccgaggcgttcccaggccaggttggagatataatccctccacctagtcctgggtcttccccgaggcctcctcccagctggacgtgcctggaacacctccctagggaggcgcccagggggcatccttaccagatgcccgaaccacctcaactggctcctttcgacgcgaaggagcagcggctctactccgagctcctcacggatgactgagcttctcaccctatctctaagggagacgccagccaccctcctgaggaaacccatttcggccgcttgtaccctggatctcgttctttcggtcatgacccagctttcatgaccataggtgagggtaggaacgaaaactgaccggtagatcgagagctttgccttctggctcagctctcttttcgtcacaacggtgcgataatatagatatatacagttattagcagaatatataataagaaaaacagtaaatacGGATATTCTGtctgaaccatatagacagatgtACAGTATAGTACAGTTATGTACAGTGtggtaacattataagagtaTGAAGAAaaagtgtatgtgcaggatgaatagtatgaagagcagtatAATCTGGCTATGTTTAGGTGTAATTACAGTACGtacatttgtaaaaaaataaatagaacagtatGGGTGGAATAGGGTAGTACAaattgtccgtgtgtgtgtgtgtgtgtgtgtgtgtgtgtgtgtcccttacGCAAGCATCGCTTGCCCTGGATGGTCTCGATGGAGAGGGGTGAGGAACCGGTGATGTGTTGTGCTGTTTTCACCACCCTCTGCAGTGCTTTCCGGTCACAGGCAGAGCAGGTGCCATACCAAACTGTGACACAGTTGGTGAGGATGCTCTCGATGGTGCAGCCGTAGAAGTTCACCAGGCTCTGAGGAGACAGATGGACCTTCTTGAGTCTCCTCAGAAAGAAGAGATGCTGTTAAGCCTTCTTGATCAGGGTAGAGGTGTTGAGGGTCCAAGAGAGGTCCTCAGAGATGTGGACACCCAGAAACTTGAAGCTGGTGACACGCTCCACCTCAGTCCTGTTGATGAGAATGGGGGTGTGTGTGCTAGCTTTagacttcctgaagtccacaatgagctctttggtcttgttgGTGTTGAGAGCCAGGTTGTTGTCAGTGGACCACGATGATAGGTGCTGGACCTCCTCCTTGTAGGCCGTCTCATTGTTGTTGCTGATGAGACCAATCACCGTAGTGTCGTCTGCAAACTTGACAATGGTGTTAGAGCCATGTACAGATGTGCAGTCGTAGGTGAAGAGGGAGTAAAGGAGAGGGCTCAGCACACAACCCTGTGGTACGCCGGTGTTCAGGGGGATGGTTGAGGAGGTGTGATTATCTAACCTAACAGACTGAGGTCTGTTGGTTAGGACGTCCAGAATCCAGTTACAGAGGGAGGTATTGATGCCCGGTTCACTGAGTTTGGTGATCAGTTTGgaggggatgatggtgttgaatgctGAACTGAAGTCAATGAACAGCATTCTCACATAGGTGTTGATATTGTCAAGGTGGGACAGGGCAGAGTGAAGTGCCGTAGAGATGGCATCCTTTGTGCTCCTGTTCTGACGGTAGGTAAATTGGAAGCGGTCCAGTGAGGGTGGTAAGCAGGTCTTGAGATGGACCAGGACCAGCCTCTCGAAGCACTTCATAATGATGGGAGTGAGTGCAACTGGACGGAAGTCATTAAGGCTTGTTGCAGTGGAGTGTTTTGGCACCAGCATGATGGAGGTggttttaaggtttttttttatttaattcacatGTCACTGTGCTTGGCAGAAATACATCGAGGGACTGCTTGAATTTTCACTTTTAGTTTCTGACATTGAAGAAACaactttgatgttttttttccactgactCAACTCATTGTGACAAAGACAATATTAGAAGAAAACAGCTTTCTTTAGCCTGAGGACTTACCGTATGATGACATCGTGGAAATCTATGAGCGGTCCATAATGTGATCTCCTCAAATTCACAGAATTCCCCACCACAGCACAAGTCCTGCAGCGGTCAGGGCTGGATTCTAGAAGATCTGGACTGGGTGGGACCGTCAGAAACAGCCTGTCCACTGTTTGTCTGAAGGTACTGAAGTTGCCCTTTTCACTCTGTAAGCGCTGTCAGGCACACCAAACAAATGGATTGACTATATAAACACAATGGCAGGGGTTGTCACCACAGTGATGATGActgttgattatattttattcCCTGATCTGAAGTGCAGGTTGAGAGACTGTTTTCTTGCAAGTTTACAACTTACCTTCCACCAGTTGAAAACGTCCTCTGAGAGATTGTAGTTTGCTGACAAAAATGGTTCAACAGATTTGTTGAAACGCTTCATAAACCACAGATCATCTTCAGATAAACATCGCTCACAAGCACAGGGGCTTTTCTCCTGAGGCAGGGAGCATGGCCTATATCCTCTCCATGACACATATATAGTAGTCACACACAGCAGGACAATGAGCGCCCTCTCTTTTAGTTTCATCTTGGCTGTGTGACACTTCTGATTTGGAAACAACAGCTCCAATCTATAGACAAAATATCTGGCGAAATATACACAAGAGAGACTACAATCATAAATGAGGAAAAACttgtcatattttttatttaaagtagtTAATAATGATACGTCTTTATTGTTTTCCCTTGATTCCTGTAGTCAtatttccatttatttattaggcaaaatataaataaaatcaatgaaaaatatgtttggttaaattaataataatagtcacaataataAGTTAAAattgattgttttatttttgtcctACCTGATGAGAGTAAATCCGCTTCTACTCCAGTTATATTGAGAAAATATCTGACGTCTGACTCTAAGAGTATCGGAGGATGATGATCAACTAGCTGAATgccatatgtacagtatgcttTGTATCCGTGCCAGGATAGAGTCTAAGATAATTGGAACACTGTGGTGAAGGGGTGTGGTTTGTACACATTTGTCCAAATCCATCCAAACATTAattttaacaaataaataatatattttctgTGAAAACTTTCAGATTTTCAGGCTTCTGCCATTTTATTAACATAGGCTGCCCCCCCAGCCGGGTCAGAGCAACTTGGGGGAACAAGGGGCTTCAGCTATGGCACAGCTAAGTCCAAGTGGAGCTGCAACTCAACAGAAACATGGGGCTGTTGCAGCTCAATGGGAACAAGCAAAAATGTACCCCATTGTATTTTTAGGAAGATGTCAGATTGGGAAATCTTATTTCTCAAGAACTATTGACATCATGAAAGGAGCACATTTCTTTGTCAACGTGTCCTGTGAAGTAATGCTGCCATATTGTGCTGTTTGCACTCCACAATCTACTGATCGCTATTTCCAACACTGATGTTTGGACATGCTGGTGCCTGAAGATGAGTTTGTTATACCAGTCTCTGGACTGCTGATCTGTAGAGCTGTAATGTTTAGGCTACACCAGACATGGTATGTTGCAGCTGAATGCTGCTGGGGTGTGTTACCTTTCTTTTACGGCAGCATGTGGATGTGGCATGTCAGGGGAATTCTAGGTGAAACTAAGCTATATGGAAATATTTCTGTAATGTTCTTCTCATTGTATTTGCAAATTGTTAAAACAGGGGTGTACTCCTGTACCCTGACTCCACTGCACACATCAGTGGAGTCATCATGTCTTGTCTTCCACTTATTACAGCCAGATGTAAAAGAGCAACATATTATCAGGCCAAAATGTATACTCTTTCATCCGTCAGTCAATGGGATTCTCATCAGCattttaacattattatttttttctctcactcatCATTTATCATTTTTACAACCCATAAAAATACACTTACAGTATGTCTCCAAATAGtgggtgtgcatgtgcatgtgtatgtatgtatgtatgtatgtaagtgtgtgtgtgtgtgtatgtgtgtgtgtgtgtgtgtgtgtgtgtgtgtgtgtctccacgGGCTGAGAATGTAATGACCTCAGACCCGAAACTGGTGGACTCAAATGCACGACTCTAAAGCAGTAGTAGGTATAACAAAAGTAATTTACTGGGCAAAGTTCAATCAACACAAAACATCACTCACACTGAGGATTAaagtacaaacaaagaaaaaatgcTTCAATCAAAACCTGATAACATGAAAGTATGGCTGGGATGTTTGACGAGACTATCATACAGACTGAACAAGACAAACTGGCAACAAGACAAAGGGAGACAAGGACTATTTATACATTATGTAGGGGAATACAGGTGAAACCAATCAGGGGCGGGGTAGACAAACACAAtggtgggaaattcacacaaaGGGAGGAAGTCAGGGTCTGAAACGAGAGGGAAAAGGtgagtacaaaataaaacaggaagtgcacAATGAGACTAGACATGAGTgactttaacttaacataaagTGCTCATGACAACAAAGGACTAAACATGAAACAAGAATAAAATTAACATACTTGACGAGACACAACAGGGATCTGTGCTCAACAGTACACGCATCTTTGTCACATCCTCTGTGCATGTTTTTATTAAGACAATACATAGAGGACCTCTGAACTGAGgacatttgtgtatttattgctaatttagtttgtgtgttgcctaatttaaacattttgggccctattttaacgatctaagcgcacggcgtgaagcgcatggcgcaagtgcatttagggcgtgtccaaagcCACCTCttctagtttgacggcagaaaatagggtccgtgcgccgggcgcatggttcaaaagggttgtacttagtatCTTCATTAATTcgtaggtgtgttttgggcgtaacatgcaataaaccagagtgtcatctcccattccctttaaaagccaggcgcgtttgtaccttggcacattcaattcaattcaattcaattttatttatagtatcaaatcataacaagagttatctcgagacactttacagatagagtaggtctagaccaaactctgtactttacgaagccccaactattacagtggttgcctcaagagcaagcattagcagtagctattgcgacagtggcaaggaaaaactcccttttttgttaggaagaaacctcgtacagacccagactcttggtaggcggtgtctgacggcaccagttgggggagtggtgaatggtggcaataatagtcataataaagatagtgaagcagtgatcacaatggtagtcatagtagttcatgtcatagtagggcacagcagggcgttacggggtgtagtgtggcacagcagcctgggaggacgcggttggacgcggcaggacgcagtcggacactgcggggaaacgcagagcgtagcagggtgtagtaagtccatagcgtcagctgcacccaggaccccggtgtaggtgccacccaattccaaggcgatgttctgggtgaagaagaagcaaagggactccggggagaaaactccccagagctaggttagtaacaggcatttctgggactaagatgcacacaaaaggagacaagtgaaaagagagaagagggagcggctcattgtgtccttggaaggagcttcccacagcagtctagagttataatagcataactaagagaggcaggctaaagagaggggccctggaccgggctcgtactctcccctgccggaacgggcttgtacttcctgcctccctctactctactctactatgctgcaactcctcactccctaactataagctttatcaaagatgatggttttcagtttattcttaaatgtggcgacggtgtcagccccccgaacccaagttgggagctggttccacaggagaggagcctggtagctgaaggctctggctccgattctacttttagagactctaggaaccacaagtagctctgagttctgggagcgcagtgctctagtgggacaataaggtactaaaagctcttctatgtatgatggtgcttgaccatttagtgctttgtaggtcaggagaaggattttaaattcaatcctggattttacaggaagccaatgcagagaagctaatacaggagaaatgtgatctcttttgttagttcttgtcagaacacgtgctgcagcattctggatcagctggagggtcttgagggacttatttgagcagcctgatagtaaagaattacagtagtccagccgggaagttacgaatgcatggactagtttttcagcatcattttgagacaggatgttcctgattttggcaatgttacgaagatggaaaaaggctgttcttgaggtttgttttaagtgggcgttaaaggatagatcctggtcaaaaatgattcctagatttctgacagtagtgctggaggccagggcaataccatctagggtagctatatatttagataatgaagttcggtggtgcttgggtcccagcacaataacttccgttttgtttgagtttaacatcagaaaattgtgggtcatccaggattttatatctttaatgcacgcttgaagtttagctaactgatcGTTTTCGtcgggcttaattgacagatataattgggtgtcgtctgcgtaacagtgaaagttaattgagtgtttcctaataatattgcctagaggaagcatatataaagagaatagaattggtccaagcactgagccttgaggaacgccatggctaactttagcgtatttggatggtttatcgttaatattaacaaattgggatcgctcagaaaaataggacttaaaccagcttagtgcgattcctttaatgccaactaaatgttccagtctctgtaagaggatggtatggtcaatagtgtcgaatgcagcactaagatctaataagacaagtacggagacaagtcctttgtcagcagcagttagaaggtcgttagtgattttcaccagtgccgtctctgtgctatgatgcattctaaatcctgactgaaagtcttcaaatagactatttctatgcagaaagtcacacaattgattagcgactaccttctcaaggattttggagagaaacgggaggttagatataggtctatagttggctaagacctcagggtcgagggtgggttttttcagaataggttttatcacagctactttaaaagactgcggtacgtgacccgttaataaggacatattgatcgtatctagtaatgtggtgttgaccacgggtagtgcttctttaagtagcttcgttggaatggggtctaagagacaggtagttggcttagctgaagagacccttaacattaattgttggaggtctaaaggataaaagccgtctaaataagtatcaggtcttatcgttctctctagccctcctgcgcccaatggtgagtcgttggaagctgtgggcagaaggtgatgaattttttctctaattgttataattttatcattaaaaaaggtcatgaagtcatcactgctcagagctataggaatagatggctcaacagagctatgactctctgtcagcctggctacagtgctgaaaagaaaccttgggttgttcttattttcttctattagtattgagtagtagtctgatctggcatttctgagggccctcctataattttttagactatcttgccaatccacacgagattcttccagtttggtggaacgccatttactttcaagttttcgtgagatttgttttaatttacgagtttgggagttataccaaggtgctagtttcctttccttcatcatcttctttttgataggagcaaccgagtctaaagtagtccttaggcaggccgtagcagcgtctacaaagttatcaagttgggagggactaaagttaacataacagtcctctgttatattaaggcatgacattgagttaagtgctgttggaatatcttccttaaatttagctatagcactgtcagataagcatctagtgtagaaactttgatttaatttcgtatagtctggtagtaggaattcgaaagttattaaaaaatggtctgataataaaggattctgcggaaatactattaaatcgtcaattttgatgccatattctagcacaaggtcgagggtgtggttaaaacagtgcgtggccttatgcaccctctgactgaaaccaatagaatctagcagtgaattgaaagcagtactaaggctattgctgtcaatgtccacatggatattaaaatcacctacaataagtactttgtctgattgaaggactacgcatgataaaaactctgagaattcagataaaaactcagaatatggacctggtgctcggtaaacaacaacgaatataattggctgtactgttttccatgttgggtgttgaagattaagaacaaggctttcaaacgagttataatttagtttaggtttaggattaattaacaggctcgagtcaaatatggctgcaactccccctcctcggcctgagcctcgtggaatttgggtattattatgactgggaggagtggcttcgtttaaactaacatattcgtcatggcccagccaggtttcggtgaggcagaataaatcaatgtggttatctgatatcaattcgtttaccaataatgctttcgatgacagagatctaatatttaatagtccacatttgattttcctattctgttctatcgttgcagtggttgttttaattccaattaggttgtttagtatagcacctcttttgttagtgttatgtttaaacggtctcagtcgggggacagacacggtggttatgggattatgaatgggtgattgctctgaagggagcacagaggggcgtgtagcgctgtatctctgattattgactttgggagagtgtgtctggtcagtgtgcttgtgggagtgtttacgggatgtaaacagtcaatcagaggtctgggtatgcagggcgtggtgcaaatttccacgtagcatctggcttccgtgtgtattgggatgaatcccatccctgctgaacagggagccacgttcccaaaacagattgaagttgtcaataaaacctatcctgtgaatgctgcatgtgagctggagccaggtgttaagggagagtagtctactaaagaggcctgatccgcgacctagagatggaagtgggcccgaaataaaaaccgacttcccagtgctttttaaagcctcaatgagagtggtaaagtctcgccttgtgcgctcacactcctgaatccgagtggacatgtcgttatgtccacaatggaccacgatgcgtttgatagaggtcggaaatgagggtatcaggtccatgactttagccaggatgtctgcaactttggctccgggaaaacagtgtgtgacagcattatgaaaccgtaggtctctagtgatggagtccccaataattactgtggttagggggaagagcggacgaggagtgggggggtgtgggtagccggtgacgggagcaaaacagtcagtgtcggtttcagatgggcagggaaaagaagaggaagaatgcttaccgttcggttgtggagattgtttttgaggaacgttgtcatttggccgatccaggcagtgtaggccaccggaccgtctgactaccgcatccctcagaagctttcgccgcgcggtagcaatcgtcttccgtgacgacggctggtcagtctgctttgaagcggggcgagcccggtgagccgcactggccaccaccggctccgactccgacaaagcattgaagcggttggagaggctgagggcaggaggcgatggagccctacccgaggatctctttcggccgcaaaccacctcagtccagggtggcttgataaccggtgtcgagcaggacgatgggcgtgggcaggcagctgggtcccatggcgcggtatcctggaaggccgccgagagagatgagatccggagcgactgattatgggCCACGtcgttgtgtctctggtgcttccacacacatacaaactttgaaaaaaatccatccatgctgtttagagtgagatacagtttctgaatgtgtcctgccttcagtctctgggtgagctgttcaaaatcggcacggcttgtgacgtcacaagccgaaacgagcaggctaactgcaaccattagctcgttagcatgctaacgctaatgctaaccctagcatgctacctcgttctcaatagcaaagcactgctacaacacacacaagttcaccataatctacaaaagaactacttacatgtgcgccctcatttagaagtctcccagttaatcctgccttgtaactgaccgaagttgtagaaacagcctttcttttactgtc
This genomic interval carries:
- the LOC116041246 gene encoding CMP-N-acetylneuraminate-beta-galactosamide-alpha-2,3-sialyltransferase 1-like; amino-acid sequence: MKLKERALIVLLCVTTIYVSWRGYRPCSLPQEKSPCACERCLSEDDLWFMKRFNKSVEPFLSANYNLSEDVFNWWKRLQSEKGNFSTFRQTVDRLFLTVPPSPDLLESSPDRCRTCAVVGNSVNLRRSHYGPLIDFHDVIIRVNTGRIKGYEADVGTRTTHRVMYPESSMDLDNTTHLVLAPFKIVDFEWLTKALTTGFKGRPRWGFKSKIKANNDLVMVLNPAFMRYVHDLWLEKKGKYPSTGFLALILALHMCDEVSVFGYGADSDGNWSHYWEKLNNKRLKTGPHPGDTEYRMIQELDDLQELRFYTGF